From Helicobacter ganmani, one genomic window encodes:
- a CDS encoding NAD(+)/NADH kinase yields the protein MNLNPPIHTLGVFLRPSTPELKAYFLEFQSLALDLGFNVILDSLSAGMIGMRGLNFEELCMQCDALISIGGDGTLISTARRSFAFGKPILGINMGHLGFLTDLQKDEVESFLPHLKTGNYNIANHMMLEGKIQNNQKNNASFFALNDIILTRLDEASMIYLKAYIDGEYFNAYYGDGLIIATPTGSTAYNISAGGAVVYPFSRNLLLTPICAHSLTQRPLILPSSFEIQVELGEQGRCNVVIDGQESKPLKFGEKIAIRVQDNGVKLIHNAHWDYFKILKEKFHWGDFE from the coding sequence ATGAATTTAAATCCCCCCATTCACACTTTGGGCGTGTTTTTGCGCCCTTCAACTCCGGAATTGAAAGCTTATTTTTTAGAATTCCAAAGTTTGGCTTTGGATTTAGGTTTTAATGTTATTTTGGATTCTTTAAGTGCGGGAATGATTGGTATGCGTGGGTTGAACTTTGAAGAGCTTTGTATGCAATGCGATGCGTTAATTTCCATTGGAGGAGACGGCACATTGATTTCAACCGCACGACGTTCTTTCGCATTTGGTAAGCCAATTTTGGGCATTAATATGGGGCATTTGGGATTCCTTACGGATTTGCAAAAAGACGAAGTGGAATCCTTTTTGCCTCATCTTAAAACAGGAAATTACAATATCGCAAATCATATGATGCTAGAGGGAAAAATACAAAACAATCAAAAGAATAATGCGAGTTTTTTTGCCTTAAATGATATTATTCTTACGCGTTTAGACGAAGCTTCTATGATTTATTTAAAAGCATATATTGATGGAGAATATTTTAATGCGTATTATGGCGATGGATTGATTATCGCTACACCTACGGGTTCTACGGCGTATAATATTAGCGCAGGCGGTGCGGTGGTTTATCCCTTTTCTCGTAATTTGCTTTTAACTCCCATTTGTGCGCATTCTTTGACACAGCGTCCGCTGATTTTACCAAGTAGTTTTGAGATTCAAGTAGAGCTTGGTGAGCAAGGACGTTGCAATGTAGTAATTGATGGACAAGAGAGCAAGCCCTTGAAGTTTGGTGAGAAAATCGCAATTCGCGTTCAAGATAATGGCGTGAAACTGATTCATAATGCACATTGGGATTATTTTAAAATCTTGAAAGAAAAATTCCATTGGGGAGATTTTGAATAA